The sequence TTTTCGTCTAGTTTCTGAAGGCGGGTTTTATAATCCTCCAGCGGTCCCTCGCTGCGGGCCTTCATAAGTAGTATCCATTCCTTTTCACCTTCTGACACGTTGCCCGAAAGGCTCAGAGCCTTATCCAGATAAGCCTTGCTCTCGTCTAGATTATTGCCTGACAGTTCAGCCATCCTGAGATACCCCATGGCAAAATTGGGGTCTGCCTTCACGGCTTTCTGAAGCAGGTCCATTGCGGCATCAAATTTCATTTTGCAGGCCATCTTCTCGGCGTCGTTATAGAGTTTCAGGACCTCTGAAGAAGAAGCTGTAATTTTCATCTGGCCTTTCTGTGCGTAGGCAAGGCCGCTAAGAGCTGCTGAAAAGAGCAGGAACAAAAGAATAGTCTTTTTTAAGCTTTTCATTTTGACCTCCTGAAATAATATTCTGATTTATATTTAATGCGGAATTATTGCAGTCGGAAATTGAAAAAATGTATGCCGGTTTGGGGCCTGAGAATGCCCTTTGGGGACAGGTATTCCTGCCGGGAGAAAAAAGTTTCTTCTGGAGAGAGAAAGCTGGAACTATGGGGCGAGTTTTCACGGAACCTCTCCTAAAACTTATATACAATTATCAATTTTATTTTATCAATTTCAAGTAGCGGAAGTATATTCAAGTCCCGTAAAAAGATAAGACGTCTGTTTATACGTGGATTAGAGGATGGGGCATGAAAGTGGATGGGCAGGGAAAACCTGCCCATCTTACAACAAACTTATTTATATGCAACTACTTCAAGATCCCGGGTTGACCTGAACGGGTGCGGAGGTTTAAGATAGCGCGCCAGGAAGGAGTAAATTTTCATGCGTGTTTCCCTGGCAAGCTTCGTATCTATGCGGTCGAAGCTGTGGCCGCCGGGGGCATCCTTAAAGATCTCGTATTCAAATTTTTTGCCTTCAGCCTTAAGGGCCCTAATCATGCTTTCCACTTCAAGCACGTTAACGTCGTCGTCATTGGTATTTGTGTGAATGAGGAGCGGAGTCTTAAGCTTTTCGGCATAGTTAACGGGTGAGCGTTTCCTGTATTCCTGAACGTCCTCGTTGGCAGTTTTGCCCAGGTGAAACTCAGCCGAGAATTCCTTGCGGTACTCGTCGTCGTAATAACCCATGCGGGCTACGAGGTCGCTAACCGGTACGCCGGCAAATGCCGCCTGATAGTCGTCGGGGTGCTGGAAAATATCCATGAGTGTGATCAGTCCGCCGTGGCTCCAGCCCACAATTCCAACGCGGTCTTTATCGACTATGTCGTAGTTTTCAACCATATAGTCGCGTGCAGCGTGGTTGTCGTCAATTTCAAGTCCGCCGTAATCAATTTTCTCATAAAAGCTTTTGCCGTATCCCGTGCTTCCGCGGTATTCGGGGGCGGCAACTATGTAGCCTTGGGAAACCATCTCGCGGATTATGTGCGTGTGGTAAGTTGTGAAGTTTGCATGGACTCCTCCGTGAGGCAGGATAATAAGAGGATACTTTCTGCTGCGGTCAAGTTTCTGTGGTATAAAAACGTAGCACCAGAACTTCAGCGGGTTGTTGGCGCCCATGGCTGTAGGGTTCTTTACGTGGTTTGAGGGAGGGCCCACAATATAAACCTTGTCGATGTTAGCCACGTCACTTACCTTGTCGTACCAGAGCACGTCGTCAATGGCTTTCTCCATTTCATCGATCCTGTGATCGAGGTCCTGAAATTTCTTATCCAAATATTCCTTATAGTCTTTAAGGTTATCTGTCTTTTCCTGTGCCTTTATGGGGAAAGCTAAGACGAGGCACAAGACTAAGGCAGAAAGAATAGCTGTAAATCTTAAATGCATAACAAACTCCGGATTAAAATTCCAATAGAAAAATGATGTCCGAATTTTAGAAAAATAAGTTTTAATAGCAAACTTTAAAATTCTCCTCATTTGATGAAGGAAGTTGTTTTACATAAAAAGACTTATAAATTAAATAAGAAAGAGGGCTGAATAACTTTTTAGAGGGGTCGATATGAGGAGGTCGCTCTTGTTTTTTATTTTCGCCATTTCATGCACTGTCTTTGCACAGAAAGTGAATGATTCCCTGCTTTACAAATGGATACCCAAAGGTGCTGCGGGAATTAATGTAAGCCAGATAGCTCTAAGCCAGTGGGCGCAGGGAGGGGATAATGCAATTACCTGGATCCTTAACGGAGAACTGGGGCTGAACTATTATACAAAAACTTACTCATTCCTGAATAACTTCAAACTAGCCTACGGCAGAACCAAATTGGGAGAGAGTGACTACAGGACAAACGACAATGAGCTCTATCTTGAGAACGTGTACTCATACTTTGTGGGCTGGGCCATTGAGCCTTATGTAAGCAACACTATCAGGACGGCAGTAAGCACGGGGTATAATTATAAGGTTACTCCATTTGTTAAGACTGCAGACTTTTTTGACCCCGGTTTCGTAACGCAAAGTGCGGGCTTTGCATATACGAGAAACAAAACTGTTACAACAAGGTTTGGCCTTGCATTCCAGGAAACCTTTACAAATAGATACCGGCAGTACACGGATGATGCCGGGACAATGGATAAAGCTGAAGCCTTCAAGTTTGAAACGGGTCTTGAATCGGTAACTGACCTGGAAACAGATCTGGGCGAAAATATGCTGTATAAAAGCAGCCTCAGGCTATTCACGCGTTTTAAGAACCTGGACGTGTGGGATGTAAGATGGGACAACACCGTGGCGGCACAGATAAATAAATTCTTTACCGTTAAGCTGAATGTTCTGACGCTCTATGAAAAAGCCCTCTCACCCAAAACCCAGCTGAAAGAAATGCTGCTATTGGGATTTACGTATACGTTCTTCTGAAAAAGGATTTCAGAAAGTTGTGCCGGGGAACATTACCACTTACTGGATAATAACCGGCATATATATTACATTGACAATGGAGCATTCAGAAATTCTTTGAACTTATTGTACCGGGGGTGACTGTATGAAAAAAATAACAATTTTCTTTTTCCTTGTGACTACCTGTCTTTTTGCACAGAGGGAAACAGTCTTTGAAGGTGAAATAGATAACGGCGGCTTCGGCGGGCCCGTGGTAAAATTCACACAGGTAAAAGGCAGCTTCGGCGTCATAGTGGGAGGCTACGGCGGATGGCTCATAAACCACCAGTTCTTAATCGGAGGAGGCGGCTTTGGACTTGCAAACGAGATTCAGGCAGACCAGGAGGTAACCGACGTTTTCGGCTTTACAGAGCGCCCGGTCTTAAATTTCGGCTACGGCGGACTGATAGCTGAATACTACTTTAACCCTATGAAAGTTATTCATTATTCGGTTTCACTCCTTGTTGGAGGCGGCGGCATCTCCTACCGCGAGGGGCTTTTTATGGAGCACTCCAGCCGCGACAATAACCCGGATGCGTTCTTTGTCCTTGAACCTGCTGTAAGCGGAGAGCTCAATGTGGCTAAGTTTATGAAGATCGGGCTCGGAGCCGGATACAGGTGGACTACGGGCGTAAATATGGTGGGAATTAAAAACTCCGACCTGAGCAATTTTTCTGTCAACCTGGCTTTGAAGTTCGGGAAGTTCTAAAACAAAATAAAATATCCTGCGTCTAATTATGAAACAAAACAGGGTATCTAAATGCAGACCTGCCGCAGGATATTTCTTCTGATTTTACTGACCGCTTCAATAGCTGCGTCACAAAAGCTGTCAAAGTCCGATAAGGCTTATATCGACAGCATTATGAATGCCACCTATAAACCCTCGGCCCCGGGCGCCGTTGTGCTCGCGGCAAAAGACGGGAAGGTGCTTTTCCGCAAGGCGTACGGTATGGCAAGCCTGGAGCTCAAGGTAAAACAGACCCCGGAATTCCTCTTCCCCCTGGGCTCGATTGTAAAGCAGTTTACATCTGTCAGCATACTGAAGCTCTGCCGGGAGGGAAAAATTTCTCTTCAGGATGATGTAAGAAAATTCATCCCCGATTATAACACCCATGGCCGCAGAGTAACAATTGAAAACCTTCTTACGCACACAAGCGGCATAATGAGCCTTTATGAAAGGCCGGACTATATGAGCCTGAGGAAGAGTGACTTTAAGCCGGATAGCCTGATAAAACTTTTCCAGGATCAGGATCTGTACTTTGAACCCGGAACAAACTGGAACTACTCAAATTCCGGATTTACACTCCTGGGCATCATAATAGAGAAAGTCTCGGGCATGAGCTTCAGTGAGTACCTCGGGAAAAATATATTCACTCCTCTAGGCATGACAAACACCTTTATCGCCTCATCTGACAGCGTTATTCCGGGGCTGGTCCCATACTATAAATCCAGCGGCAAAGGCGCCTTTAAGCCGGGGCCATATTTCAGCTTCAGTTCATTGTTTGCCGCAGGGGACATCATCTCCTGCTGTGACGACATGCTGAAGTGGGATGAGGCGCTTTATACCGGGGAAATAGTGAATAAGGAATGGCTTAAGAAAGCCTGGACTTCATTTACACTTCCCGATGGAGAGAAAACCAACTACGGATACGGCTGGGCGCTGGGCGAATATAAAGGGATGCATTTTATTCAGCACGACGGGATTGCGGGCTACCTTTCAGACGCCATAAGGGTTCCTGAAAAGCATCTGTTCGTCTTTATCGCCTCAAATAACGGTTCCATAAGTCCCAACGATGCGGCAAACAAAATTGCATTAAGACTCCTGGGCATGAAGCCTGAGAAGGCTCTTAATTTGGATAATAAAGCTTTAAGGGAATATTCCGGCACTTTCGAAGTCAGGCGCCCGGCAGGAAATGATTTCCGATACGCTTCAAAAGAAAAAGTATACCGCAGCATAACCCTCAGCGGGGATTCTCTCATTTCCGAATGCAGGTTTGAAGGGAAGTACAGGCTAATCCCGTCAGAGAAGGACATCTTTCTTTTTGAAAGGACGGATACAAAACTGCAGTTTTTGAGAAATGAAAAGGGGAAGATAAAAGCCGTAAGAATATTTAGTGAGCCCGTAAATTACGGACCCGATGAGCTTGAAACGCTTTCTGAAGTGACGGTTTCGGAAAAGAAGTAAGAAAAGGTGAGAGTCTCTTTCAGGCTCTCACCTATTTAGTTTTAATGAAGCCCGGTCTTCTGCGGGTTTTCAGATTCATCAAAGAACTGCTTCTGGAGTTCCAGTATGCTGCTATTCTTTTTTACATTCTGAATGAGTCTTGTAAGCTGGTCCACTTCGTTATTAACCAGCAGTTCGCCTAATTCCCTCGAGGCAAAGCTTCCGTCGCCAGCGTAGTGATTGGGGAAACGGGCATACCACCATATACCTGAAAAAGAATCCGGAAGGTCCTTCAGGCGTTTCTGATCGTCCCCGTTCTGGCTTTTGGCCTGATCGAGGTGGACAAGTGATCCGTTTGTAACGAGCATTTCGGAAGTTTCCGTCTCACCTGCGTGTCCGTCATTTGTTGTCTTGCGGAGCTTTTTAACTTTTTCTGCCACTTCCGGGTTTTCAGACGGGGTGAAAAGTATAACGGCATAATCTTTTCTTTTTTCAAGTTGTGCCTGGCAGAAGTATCTGAGAAAGTAAGTGTTGCCGCCGTGGCCGCTTACTAGTATAATTTTCTTTATGCCGTTGCGTGAAAGCTCATCGCAGGTTTCCTGAAGAATATTCCATACAAGGCTTGAGCTGTAGGCAATTGTGCCCGGCTGGTGTTTGGCTTCAAATATCTGTCCGAAATAGTACTGCGGGAAAATAATAGTGTATTCCTTTTGGGCTGCGCGAGAGACAATTTCCCTTACGTCCAGCATGTCGGTGCCCAGGGGAAGATGGGGTCCGTGCTTCTCAAGAATTCCCATCGGTATGATGCAGGTCATCTCAGATTTTTCCACGGCTTTCTTAAAATCCGGCGATGTGAGCTCCTCGTACTTTGTGGAAAGCCTTTCCTGGGAAGTCTGTGCAAAAGACATCCCGGATAACAGGATAGTTATTAAGATAGTAACTGCAGATATAACATTTTTCATTGTGCTTCCTCAATAGATCCGTTATAAAAAATTTTGGTACACAAATATATAAATCTTCCTCAATGCGGCAAATAATTTGCCTTTGGGAATTTTCAGAAGGAGAAACGATGCCTCAAAAAGATACACGTTTAAAATCCCCGGAGTCAGGTTTATTAGTAAAAATCAGGAAATTGGCCCCAAAACGCATTGCCCTTAACTGGTATGATACTTGAATTATATCAATGTTTGACATAATACTTGATATAGATCACAGTCTGATAAGGATATTGATCTAAATTACAATTTTATTTTCCTGTTCTTAATTTAATTACAAACAAATGATAGGGGGGGCCATGAAAGGATCATTTCAGCGATTTCGGATCTTTACTCTGTTCGTTTTAGCTTTTTCATTTGTTCTGTTATCTGCCTGGAACGTTAAAGCCCAGTACACGATCTTCAGCGGCCAGGTACCCGCTTCTTCAGGGACTGATGACAATTATGAGCTGGGTACAAAGTTCACCTCTTCGCACCTGGCGGAGGTTACAGCCATCCGTTTCTACAAAATGGCTGGAGAGACCGGAGCGCACACAGGCAAGATCTGGTCAAATTCAGGTCAAAGACTTGCAGAAGTTACTTTTTCTTCAGAATCATCTTCAGGCTGGCAGACAGCAGCCCTTTCTTCACCATTAAGAATCGAGCCCGGTACGAAGTATGTTGTATCAGTCAATGCCAACACGGAATATCCTATTACACAGAACGGATTTATTACTGCCGTTTCAAACGGATTTCTGACGGGTGAGATGGGTGTATTTAACGTGACGCGGGAAGAATACCCGGCAGACACTTACAACAGTTCCAGTTACTTTGTTGACATTACTGCCTCTCCGCTGGATCAGGTATTTACCACTCAGGTGCCAACAGCAGATCCATTTACCGGGGAAGGGGATCTTGAGCTGGGGCTTAAATTCACTACCTCAACAGCAGCCAAAGTCAAGTATATCAGATACTATAAAGTTGCCGGTGAGACAGGTGAGCACACGGGAAATCTATGGGCAATGAACGGAAGTAAACTTGCATCGGTCAGCTTTACAGGCGAGACAAATGCCGGATGGCAGTATGCCAGGCTGAATGATGAGGTTTATCTTGAAGCCGGAACTACTTATGTGGTTTCTGTAAATTCAAACGTGGCTTATGGTGCCATGCCGCATGCATTGGAATCGCCGGTAACCAACGGCGTTTTAACTGCCCCGTCAGGGAATAACGGGATTTATAATGAAACACCGGGAGTGTTTCCCTCGACATTCTTCGACAGTCCCAACTATTTCAGGGATATTGTAGTTGTTCCCTTGTACACCCCTCAGGCACCTGTAAATCCTTCTCCTACAAATGAAATGACGGGTGTATCAATTGAACCGGTTTTAAGCTGGCAGGCTGTTGCGGGAGTTACTTCATATACTCTCCAGCTAGCAGAAGATGCCGGCTTTACTGCTAACCTCAGAACCTTTACTAGCATTACTTCCAATTCTTTTGCCATAGCAGGACTTTCAAACGGCAAATCCTATTACTGGCGTGTAAAGGGAGTTAATGATATTGTGGAAGGGAACTGGTCTTCCACTTTTAAGTTTACTACGATTGCCCATACTGATGTAGTCCTTTCCTATCCCAAGGGAGGAGTAAGGCTATTTAATGATAAGCCGCAATTTACGTGGTACGTACCTGCGGGGGGAACAGGCTGGAAATATGACCTCATATATTCCACAGACCAGAATTTCGCCTCTTATGTTACTATCGGCAATCTTACACAAAACCAGTATACGCTTGAAGGCCTTCAGGCAGGAAGAACCTACTACTGGAAAATAAGGCTTAAAACCGCTGCGGGAGCTGTTGTGGGATATTCCGCAAAAGAAAGCTTTATTTCTTTCGGAGAGGCTTTGAAACCTGTAGCTTCCTGGCCCGTCGGGAATGCAACGGTGTACTCATTGTCGCAGGACCTCTACTGGTATCTTAACGGTGCATCCACAGGGCTGACGTATGCTCTCGAAATGAGAGAGGGTGCTCCAACAGCGCTTACAAATAATGCTACAAATACAGGAATAAATGACACACACTATAAGGTTACAGGACTTCTATCAGGCAAACAGTACTCATGGCATGTAAAGTCCATATCAGCTTCAGGCGAATCCTCATGGTCTGATCCTGTGAGCTTTAAGACTGCAGCCGCAGAAAAAGTTGTTGTCCCTGTTGCGTCCTGGCCGATTGGTTACCCGGTCGTTTACACTTTGACCCCAAGCCTCAACTGGTACCTTGGTGCGGCATCCGACGGGTTAACCTTTGATGTGGAAATTGTTGAAGGCCTGCAAACGAGCTTTACAAATTCCCCGACATTCTACGGCATAGCATCACTTTCCGTTGTAACCAATCCTCTTATGCCGGGAAAGGACTATAAGTGGCAGGTGAGATCCTTTGACGGAGTAAATTACTCCGGGTGGTCCAAACCCGCAACATTTAAGGTCGCAGGTACAATAGGCAATGCTCCTGTTGTTCCCAATCCGTCATGGCCTGTAAAGGGCGCTCTGGTTTATTCTACTGAAACAACTCTCAGCTGGTACACAGGAACAGTTTCCACAGGACTGAAATATGACGTGGAGTACGGACAGGGCGCGCTGACAGGAGCACCAACCAAATCAGATATTTCAGACTTGTCCGTTGAAATAACAGGGCTTGAAGCCGGAAAGCCCTATAACTGGAGAGTCCGGTCTACAAGTCCACTCGGGATTTCAGGCTGGTCTAAGACTGAAACCTTCAAGACTGCAAGCAATGCCCCTATAGCTAAGAGCCCGGTACTCTCATGGCCTGTAAAAGGGGTAACGGTATATACTAATTCACCTGTACTTTCCTGGTTCTTAAATTCCCCGTCTGAGGGATTGACGTATGAATTGAAATATTCCACTTCTTCCTCAATGACAGGAGCAGTTATTTTTGATGGAATTACAGAGACAAAGTACGAGCTGAAAAATCTGACTCCGGGGGCAACATACTACTGGCAGGTTCGTTCTTATGACGGTACAGTTTATTCGTCTCCTTCTGCAACGGGCAGCTTTGTTGTATTTGCAGGCAACGCCGCAGTTGTACCTCTTGCGGGCAGTCCTGTTGAAGGTGTTCAGACCGGAAGCCTTTCGCCGGTGCTTTCGTGGTTTATACCGGCTTCGGGTGACGTAGAAAGTTATATAGTAGAATACTCGAAGAAGTCCGATATGTCGGAGCCTGTGAGCATTGAAGTTCAGAATAATTCTGTCGCTCTTGATAAGTTATCTGCAGAAAGCTCTTACTACTGGCGCGTACGCTCATTGAATTCAAAGGGTGAAAAGTCGGCATTCTCGGAAACCGCCAGCTTCAGCACCAGTTCCGCTACAGGAGTTGAAAAGAAAGAAGGGGCTGTGCCTTCTGAATTTGCTTTGGGGCAGAATTTCCCGAATCCTTTCAATCCTGCCACAATAATTGAATTCAGCCTTGCAAGGGACGGCTTCTACAGCCTTGAAGTCTACAACATTCTTGGCGAGAAGGTGCAATCCATAATGCAGGGGAATATGAAAGCCGGCAGCTATAAGGTTAATTTCAATGCCAAAGACCTTATGTCGGGCATTTACTTCTACAGGCTTACAGGAAGCGGCCTTATGATGGTTAAAAAGATGATGCTCGTGAAGTAAGGTTTAGATATATGTGAGACAAAATAAAAGGTGAGGCTTCACTTTTTGAGGCCCCGCCTTTTTTATTATTTATCCGAAGGCACCGGAATTTTGACTCCTTCGGCTACGGGGCTTCCGAAATCAGGGGAGCCATCATTATTCCAGGAGAATTTCTGTATCCTTACATTCCTGTCCCAGCCCGAGCCCTTCTTTTTAGCCGCATGGTAAACTATCCAGTCTTCTTTCCCGTCAGGCGATTTTGTAAATGATGCATGACCGGGGCCGAAGACATTTTCCGTTGACTTAAATACGGGAGACGTTTTCTTGTGCCAAGATTCTTTTTTCATTACGCCGCCCCCGCCGTAGTCTAATTCACCCAGGCAGTAATCGTCGGTCCAGCTTCCGCTGGCTGAATAGATTATAAATATCCGTCCGTTGTGCCTCAGGATTTCCGGGCCTTCATTTATTAGCGGTCTGCCGTGCAGCTCCCACGGAAGTTCGGGTCTGGAGATAAGAACTCTTTCGCCCGTGATAGTCCAGGGATTGCTCATTGGAGCGATGTAAATATTCTGTGCAACGTTTTCATCGCCCTGCCAGCCCGACCAGATAAAATAAAGGCTGCCGTCGTCCATTGTGAGCACAGTGCCGTCAATTGCCCATTTGTCTGTAGGAGCCCTAAGGCGTGCTTTAAGCGAAAAAGCAGACTGCGGGTCTTGGGATGATCCTTCCAGGACATAGATACGGTGGTTATAGTTATCGCCATTATCTGCGGCAACATAGATATACCATTTGCCGTTAATATTGTGAAGCTCAGGCGCCCAGAGCTCTTTTGAATATTCCTTCCCTTCCTCAGGCGTCCACACAGGCGCGGGTACGGCTTTGCCTATATCCTGCAGATGCTTTGATCTGGAAACGTATATTCTCCCGCTGTCGCTGAAGCAGTAGTAATAGTATCCATTATATTGAATGACCCACGGATCGGCACCGTCTTCCACAACAGGATTTGTAAAGTAAGCGGTGGTATCGGGCAAACCAGATGGAGTCTCAGCGCAGGAGACAGCAGAAAAAAGGGCTGAGAGGAGGAGGAAAGTTAAGTGTAATTTAATTTTCATATTCCAAGTTAGAATTAAAAATTAAAAATTAAAAAATAAAAAGTGAAGAGGCGGAAGAGGAAAAGGGGCAGGAATGGGGCTCCTGCCCGAACAACTTGAAAAATTACGGTTCTATTTTTGTCCCGAGTACTTTCAGGAACTGCTTTATCCATTCGGGGTGCGCGGGCCAGGCCGGGGCGGTTACAAGGTTGCCGTCTGTAACTGCATTGTCGGCATCGGGACTTATGTCGCCATACTCGGCTCCGGCAATTTTACATTCGGGCCCTACTGCCGGGTAAGAGATCATCTTTTTACCCTTAAGCGCGTCTGCTGCTGCAAGGATCTGCGGGCCGTGACAGATTGCGGCAATAGGCTTATTCTCCTTTGAAAAGTGACTTACCATGTCGAGCACCCTGTTATTGAGCCTCAGGTATTCAGGAGCCCTGCCGCCCGGCAGAACCAGCGCGTCATACTTTTCGGGCAGTATCTCATTAAAGTCAGCATTGATCTTAAACCTGTGCCCCGGGAGTTCCGCGTAGGTCTGGTCGCCGATAAAATCATGTATGGCTGTTTTTACCGTATCGCCAGGTTTTTTATTAGGGCAGACTGTGTGGACCTGATGGCCTACCATTAAAAGCATCTGGTAAGGCACCATTACTTCATAATCTTCAACGAAATCACCAACAATCATGAGAATCTTTTTAACAGACATTTTGACCTCCTGTTGTTTTACTGGTTTATAAGCTCCCTCCAAAATGAGGAAAATCTCTTTCCCGGCAGAATTTAAAACCGGACTGCCTAATAATTTAAGAAACTCATAATAAAAAACCAGAGAAAATTTCCAAGGGGGCTTAAGCTCTCAGATTAGAAATCCGGTAAAATGTAAAGAATTGAAACATCCGGCAAAAAATGTCTCAAAATAAAACAGGCTTGTTTTTGAAAAATTGAAGGAAAACTTAAAATGGGGCACGTTTGGGCCCTGGTATACAATTTGATGAATATAATTGTTAACTGCCAAATAGTTACAGGGAGAGCTATAATAAGAGGGAAAGGCACACCGCAATGCTTCCATGTAATTATTCACGTTTAATAGAGGGAAATAGTGGAACAGGCTTTACTGATAAGTCCGTTTTTGATACTATTGGCGGGTTTAGTCTTCCATGCGTCATCGCATCTGAATTGCGGCCCGGTAACAACGCCCCGTTTTTATATCCCCCTCGTCCATGTGTTTCTAATCACAATTTCAGTTCACCTTAACAGCCACAAAAAAAATCAAAACAGCTCCAAACTTCTTCTAAATCATAAAAACCTCAAGCTGAACAGTTTTTCAAATATCTCAACTTCCCAACAAACTGAAAATGCTTCAAATCCGAAAATAATGTTTCAAATATATTTAGTCTTGATGAGCAGAACCGCAGCTATGTTTTTAAGCAATCGACCTCATGAATCAAAAGGAAAGTGAAAACTTAAGGCGGCTTAGCTTTAGTGGATACTTTCCTCTTGCTATATGTCTCTGAAAGGACTTCAGCATTTTAACCATTCAGGTAAAGAACTGTTCTATAAGGATAATCAGGATTAATGCATTAAATAGAATTCTGAAAAAAAGGGGGAGATTCAAAATGGGTGACACCTCGTAAATATTCAGAAGTTATAACAGCATCATCTGTAAGTTGAAGATGAGCTGCAAATTGCCGCTTTAAGGGAGGGTGAAAACCGGTGACTGTGCAGATCAGATGCATGCCATCAGAGTAAGTGTCAGTTATAACGAAAAATGAAAAAACAAATTATGGTAAAAATATTTAATAGGGGGTACGAAATGAAATTCAGTAACTTGAAAAAAAACAGGTATCGCCTTTCTCGCTCATTTCAGGGAACTACTGCAGACAGAATTCTGAGTATTATTTTTGCAGTAATTCTGTTATTTGCCTTTAGCGGCAGCAGTGCGGCTCAATCTGTAGAGAGCGTGAATAACTGCGACCTTAGCGGGTTTGTTACCTATACGCAGGGCGGTTGGGGTTCTGTGGCAAGTGGAAATAATCCCGGGACAATACGGGACGAGTACTTTGATCAGGTGTTCCCGAACGGCCTTACTGTTGGAGGGACGTATTGGATAAAAATTACTTCCTCACAAGCAGTAGTAGATTATCTTCACGGGCAGGGTACGCCAGATAAACTAACCCGAAATTATACCAACCCTACAAGCACCGAATCCGGAACCTTTGGGGTCCAGATGGTTGCACTTACTCTAAACGTGTATTTTGATGAAGCTGGTAAAATAGGAACAAATTCACTACAATTGAAAGATCTTATGATTGTTTCAGGTCCTTTTGCAGGAAAAACAGTTTCCGAATTTATGGCAATTGCAAATGCTGCTTTAGGCGGCCAGGACATTTCCGGGGCCGGGTATACCTATTCGGACCTGAATAATGCAGCAACAAAGATCAATGAAAATTTTGACAATGGTACCTCAAATAAAAATTATCTGACGTGTCCGCCACCTCCGACAACTGCTTCTTTAGGCGACTTTGTATGGAATGATACAAACCATAACGGGATACAGGAATCAGGTGAAGCCGGAATACCTGGCGTGGCAGTATACCTGTATGTCTGCAACAGCAACACTGTACTTCAGACAACTACTACGGATGCCAGCGGCTTCTACCACTTTACAAACCTGACTCCGGGTGACTATTACGTACAGTTTGTGCT comes from Ignavibacteria bacterium and encodes:
- a CDS encoding S9 family peptidase gives rise to the protein MHLRFTAILSALVLCLVLAFPIKAQEKTDNLKDYKEYLDKKFQDLDHRIDEMEKAIDDVLWYDKVSDVANIDKVYIVGPPSNHVKNPTAMGANNPLKFWCYVFIPQKLDRSRKYPLIILPHGGVHANFTTYHTHIIREMVSQGYIVAAPEYRGSTGYGKSFYEKIDYGGLEIDDNHAARDYMVENYDIVDKDRVGIVGWSHGGLITLMDIFQHPDDYQAAFAGVPVSDLVARMGYYDDEYRKEFSAEFHLGKTANEDVQEYRKRSPVNYAEKLKTPLLIHTNTNDDDVNVLEVESMIRALKAEGKKFEYEIFKDAPGGHSFDRIDTKLARETRMKIYSFLARYLKPPHPFRSTRDLEVVAYK
- a CDS encoding DUF3078 domain-containing protein, giving the protein MFFIFAISCTVFAQKVNDSLLYKWIPKGAAGINVSQIALSQWAQGGDNAITWILNGELGLNYYTKTYSFLNNFKLAYGRTKLGESDYRTNDNELYLENVYSYFVGWAIEPYVSNTIRTAVSTGYNYKVTPFVKTADFFDPGFVTQSAGFAYTRNKTVTTRFGLAFQETFTNRYRQYTDDAGTMDKAEAFKFETGLESVTDLETDLGENMLYKSSLRLFTRFKNLDVWDVRWDNTVAAQINKFFTVKLNVLTLYEKALSPKTQLKEMLLLGFTYTFF
- a CDS encoding creatininase family protein, producing the protein MSFAQTSQERLSTKYEELTSPDFKKAVEKSEMTCIIPMGILEKHGPHLPLGTDMLDVREIVSRAAQKEYTIIFPQYYFGQIFEAKHQPGTIAYSSSLVWNILQETCDELSRNGIKKIILVSGHGGNTYFLRYFCQAQLEKRKDYAVILFTPSENPEVAEKVKKLRKTTNDGHAGETETSEMLVTNGSLVHLDQAKSQNGDDQKRLKDLPDSFSGIWWYARFPNHYAGDGSFASRELGELLVNNEVDQLTRLIQNVKKNSSILELQKQFFDESENPQKTGLH
- a CDS encoding serine hydrolase; its protein translation is MQTCRRIFLLILLTASIAASQKLSKSDKAYIDSIMNATYKPSAPGAVVLAAKDGKVLFRKAYGMASLELKVKQTPEFLFPLGSIVKQFTSVSILKLCREGKISLQDDVRKFIPDYNTHGRRVTIENLLTHTSGIMSLYERPDYMSLRKSDFKPDSLIKLFQDQDLYFEPGTNWNYSNSGFTLLGIIIEKVSGMSFSEYLGKNIFTPLGMTNTFIASSDSVIPGLVPYYKSSGKGAFKPGPYFSFSSLFAAGDIISCCDDMLKWDEALYTGEIVNKEWLKKAWTSFTLPDGEKTNYGYGWALGEYKGMHFIQHDGIAGYLSDAIRVPEKHLFVFIASNNGSISPNDAANKIALRLLGMKPEKALNLDNKALREYSGTFEVRRPAGNDFRYASKEKVYRSITLSGDSLISECRFEGKYRLIPSEKDIFLFERTDTKLQFLRNEKGKIKAVRIFSEPVNYGPDELETLSEVTVSEKK